A genomic segment from Barrientosiimonas humi encodes:
- the ahcY gene encoding adenosylhomocysteinase, which produces MSFDHKVRDLSLAEAGRHQLRLAEHEMPGLMSIREEFSESQPLKGAKIAGSLHMTVQTAVLIETLTALGAEVRWASCNIYSTQDEAAAAAVVGPDGTPEDPQGVPVFAWKGETLEEYWDCTNQILTWPGGDGPNMILDDGGDATMLVHKGMEWEQAGQVPPTTDEDSEEFAVFKELVRRTMADDPQKWTKIGAGIKGVTEETTTGVHRLYELAKTGDLLFPAINVNDSVTKSKFDNKYGCRHSLIDGLNRATDVLIGGKVAVVCGYGDVGKGCAQSLAGQGARVVVTEIDPICALQAAMEGYRVARLEDVLAEGDIFVTTTGNFDVITAEHMVQMKDKAIVANIGHFDNEIDMAGLAKIEGVKKTEIKPQVHEWTFPASGDRPEHSIIVLSEGRLMNLGNATGHPSFVMSNSFANQTIAQIELFTKPGEYDKQVYVLPKHLDEKVARLHLDALGVRLTELTKEQADYIGVDVAGPYKPEHYRY; this is translated from the coding sequence ATGTCCTTCGACCACAAGGTCCGCGACCTGTCGCTCGCCGAGGCGGGCCGGCACCAGCTGCGCCTGGCCGAGCACGAGATGCCGGGCCTGATGTCCATCCGCGAGGAGTTCTCCGAGAGCCAGCCGCTCAAGGGCGCCAAGATCGCCGGCTCGCTGCACATGACCGTGCAGACCGCGGTGCTCATCGAGACCCTCACCGCGCTGGGCGCCGAGGTGCGCTGGGCCTCGTGCAACATCTACTCCACCCAGGACGAGGCCGCGGCCGCCGCGGTCGTCGGCCCCGACGGCACCCCCGAGGACCCGCAGGGCGTCCCGGTGTTCGCCTGGAAGGGCGAGACGCTCGAGGAGTACTGGGACTGCACCAACCAGATCCTCACCTGGCCCGGCGGCGACGGGCCGAACATGATCCTCGACGACGGCGGCGACGCCACCATGCTCGTGCACAAGGGCATGGAGTGGGAGCAGGCCGGCCAGGTGCCGCCCACCACCGACGAGGACTCCGAGGAGTTCGCCGTCTTCAAGGAGCTCGTCCGCCGCACCATGGCCGACGACCCGCAGAAGTGGACCAAGATCGGCGCCGGCATCAAGGGCGTCACCGAGGAGACCACCACCGGCGTGCACCGGCTCTACGAGCTGGCCAAGACCGGTGACCTGCTCTTCCCGGCGATCAACGTCAACGACTCGGTCACCAAGTCCAAGTTCGACAACAAGTACGGCTGCCGCCACAGCCTCATCGACGGCCTCAACCGCGCCACCGACGTGCTCATCGGCGGCAAGGTCGCCGTGGTGTGCGGCTACGGCGACGTCGGCAAGGGCTGCGCCCAGTCGCTCGCCGGCCAGGGCGCCCGCGTCGTCGTCACCGAGATCGACCCGATCTGCGCGCTGCAGGCCGCGATGGAGGGCTACCGCGTCGCGCGGCTCGAGGACGTGCTCGCCGAGGGCGACATCTTCGTCACCACCACCGGCAACTTCGACGTCATCACCGCCGAGCACATGGTGCAGATGAAGGACAAGGCGATCGTCGCCAACATCGGCCACTTCGACAACGAGATCGACATGGCCGGCCTGGCCAAGATCGAGGGCGTCAAGAAGACCGAGATCAAGCCGCAGGTGCACGAGTGGACCTTCCCGGCCAGCGGCGACCGCCCCGAGCACTCGATCATCGTGCTCTCCGAGGGCCGCCTGATGAACCTGGGCAACGCCACCGGCCACCCGTCGTTCGTCATGTCCAACTCGTTCGCGAACCAGACGATCGCCCAGATCGAGCTGTTCACCAAGCCGGGCGAGTACGACAAGCAGGTCTACGTCCTGCCCAAGCACCTCGACGAGAAGGTGGCCCGGCTGCACCTGGACGCGCTGGGAGTACGCCTCACCGAGCTGACCAAGGAGCAGGCCGACTACATCGGTGTCGACGTGGCGGGCCCGTACAAGCCCGAGCACTACCGGTACTGA
- a CDS encoding metallophosphoesterase family protein, with protein MPLDRVALISDVHGNLTALEAVLADIEARGLTRIFNLGDYVGKGPRGREVVQRCQEVCEVNLLGNWDDFLPAPQMWGDPADPSLRWWLDQLAPGQGEWLRGLPFCHDFTMSGRRVRLFHASAGSVHRRVRFDHDGEEFLGMFAATEATGAGPEPDVVGYGDTHDSFLEVDLGKTLFNTGSVGNPLDDGVPLYVVLEGVLDSPDPAPFGIQFVRVPYDVEAELEVSRRLGAPEHDLYVAELRDRRYRGDVRRGLAPAYHRG; from the coding sequence GTGCCGCTCGACCGCGTCGCGCTGATCTCCGACGTCCACGGCAACCTGACGGCGCTGGAGGCGGTGCTCGCCGACATCGAGGCGCGCGGGCTGACCAGGATCTTCAACCTGGGCGACTACGTCGGGAAGGGTCCGCGCGGCCGCGAGGTGGTGCAGCGCTGCCAGGAGGTCTGCGAGGTCAACCTCCTCGGCAACTGGGACGACTTCCTCCCGGCGCCGCAGATGTGGGGCGACCCGGCCGACCCGTCGCTGCGCTGGTGGCTCGACCAGCTCGCGCCGGGCCAGGGGGAGTGGCTGCGCGGGCTGCCGTTCTGCCACGACTTCACGATGAGCGGCCGGCGGGTCCGGCTCTTCCACGCCTCGGCCGGCTCGGTGCACCGCCGGGTGCGCTTCGACCACGACGGCGAGGAGTTCCTCGGCATGTTCGCCGCCACCGAGGCCACCGGCGCGGGCCCCGAGCCCGACGTCGTGGGCTACGGCGACACCCACGACAGCTTCCTCGAGGTCGACCTCGGCAAGACGCTGTTCAACACCGGCAGTGTCGGCAACCCGCTCGACGACGGCGTCCCGCTGTACGTCGTCCTCGAGGGCGTGCTCGACAGCCCCGACCCCGCGCCGTTCGGCATCCAGTTCGTGCGGGTGCCCTACGACGTCGAGGCCGAGCTCGAGGTCTCGCGCCGGCTGGGCGCCCCCGAGCACGACCTCTACGTCGCCGAGCTGCGCGATCGCCGCTACCGCGGTGACGTACGCCGGGGGCTGGCTCCGGCGTACCACCGCGGCTGA
- a CDS encoding DUF808 domain-containing protein: protein MAGGLFALLDDVAVLAKAAAASIDDVGAAAGRASAKAAGVIVDDTAVTPRYVQGLAAERELPIIKRIAKGSLRNKLLIITPVALLLSQFLPWLLTPLLMLGGAYLCYEGVEKIWERISGHQEAKESEAAETDEDTIVARAVRTDFILSAEIMVISLNTIANEPFVRRAITLVIVAIAITALVYGVVGFIVKMDDIGLSMSQKSSRLQQRFGAGLVAAMPKLLTTLSVVGVAAMIWVGGHILLVGFDELGFTLPYDLVHHVQVAAEGVGGIGGILGWIVNTIGSAILGVIVGAIIVTIMHFVPKRGAKAEAGTH, encoded by the coding sequence ATGGCCGGGGGACTGTTCGCGCTGCTCGACGACGTCGCCGTGCTCGCCAAGGCGGCCGCGGCCTCGATCGACGACGTGGGCGCCGCCGCGGGCCGCGCCAGCGCCAAGGCCGCCGGTGTCATCGTCGACGACACCGCCGTCACGCCGCGCTACGTCCAGGGCCTCGCGGCCGAGCGCGAGCTCCCGATCATCAAGCGGATCGCCAAGGGCTCGCTGCGCAACAAGCTGCTGATCATCACGCCGGTGGCGCTGCTGCTCAGCCAGTTCCTGCCGTGGCTGCTCACGCCGCTGCTCATGCTCGGCGGTGCCTACCTGTGCTACGAGGGCGTCGAGAAGATCTGGGAGCGGATCTCCGGCCACCAGGAGGCCAAGGAGTCCGAGGCGGCCGAGACCGACGAGGACACCATCGTCGCGCGCGCCGTGCGCACCGACTTCATCCTGTCGGCCGAGATCATGGTCATCTCGCTCAACACCATCGCGAACGAGCCGTTCGTGCGTCGCGCGATCACCCTGGTCATCGTCGCGATCGCGATCACCGCGCTGGTCTACGGCGTCGTCGGGTTCATCGTGAAGATGGACGACATCGGCCTGAGCATGAGCCAGAAGTCCTCCCGGCTGCAGCAGCGCTTCGGCGCCGGCCTCGTCGCCGCCATGCCGAAGCTGCTCACCACCCTGTCGGTCGTCGGTGTCGCCGCCATGATCTGGGTCGGCGGGCACATCCTGCTGGTCGGCTTCGACGAGCTCGGCTTCACCCTGCCGTACGACCTCGTGCACCACGTGCAGGTCGCCGCCGAGGGCGTGGGCGGGATCGGCGGCATCCTCGGCTGGATCGTCAACACCATCGGCTCGGCGATCCTCGGCGTCATCGTCGGCGCGATCATCGTGACGATCATGCACTTCGTCCCCAAGCGGGGGGCCAAGGCCGAGGCCGGGACGCACTGA
- a CDS encoding mycothione reductase, with translation MTHYDLVIIGSGSGNSLVTPAFDGKKVAIVEDGIFGGTCLNVGCIPTKMFVYAAEVATTVRDSDRYGVDSTLDDVRWRDIRDRIFGRIDPISDAGKDYRVNGPNTTAYLGRGTFTGPREVSVDLPGGAETITGTQVVIATGSHAVAPDVILRSGVPFHTSDTIMRIDRLPRRMAIVGAGFIASEFAHVFSSLGVEVTIVARGDRMLRHLDDEIATAFTELAVKQWDVRLGRHVVQASGDATQVRLGLDDGTEVEADLLLVATGREPSTLGLGLEAAGVATTDDGRVRVDAYGRTTAEGVWALGDVSSDFQLKHVANHEARRVAYNLTHPDDLRPFDHRFVPSGVFSHPQIATVGLTEQQARDQGFAVTTKTQMYGDTAYGWAMEDTTSFVKLVADQRSGLLLGAHIMGPDATTVIQPAIQALTFGLRAADMARGQYWIHPAMAEVLENALLGLDLPQHPV, from the coding sequence GTGACGCACTACGACCTGGTCATCATCGGCAGCGGCTCGGGCAACTCGTTGGTGACCCCCGCCTTCGACGGCAAGAAGGTGGCGATCGTCGAGGACGGCATCTTCGGCGGCACCTGCCTCAACGTCGGATGCATCCCGACCAAGATGTTCGTCTACGCCGCCGAGGTCGCGACGACGGTGCGTGACTCCGACCGCTACGGCGTCGACTCCACGCTCGACGACGTGCGCTGGCGCGACATCCGCGACCGGATCTTCGGCCGCATCGACCCGATCTCCGACGCCGGCAAGGACTACCGCGTCAACGGGCCGAACACCACGGCCTATCTCGGCCGGGGCACCTTCACCGGGCCGCGGGAGGTCTCGGTCGACCTCCCCGGCGGCGCCGAGACGATCACCGGCACCCAGGTGGTCATCGCCACCGGCTCGCACGCGGTGGCGCCCGACGTGATCCTGCGGTCGGGCGTGCCGTTCCACACCAGCGACACGATCATGCGCATCGACCGGCTGCCGCGGCGGATGGCGATCGTCGGCGCGGGCTTCATCGCCTCGGAGTTCGCCCACGTCTTCTCCTCCCTCGGCGTCGAGGTCACGATCGTCGCGCGCGGCGACCGCATGCTGCGCCACCTCGACGACGAGATCGCCACGGCCTTCACCGAGCTGGCGGTCAAGCAGTGGGACGTGCGGCTCGGCCGCCACGTCGTGCAGGCGAGCGGCGACGCGACGCAGGTGCGGCTCGGGCTCGACGACGGCACCGAGGTCGAGGCCGACCTGCTGCTCGTCGCGACCGGCCGCGAGCCGTCGACCCTCGGCCTCGGCCTCGAGGCCGCCGGGGTCGCGACCACCGACGACGGTCGGGTCCGGGTCGACGCCTACGGCCGCACCACCGCCGAGGGCGTCTGGGCGCTCGGCGACGTCAGCAGCGACTTCCAGCTCAAGCACGTCGCCAACCACGAGGCGCGGCGAGTGGCGTACAACCTCACCCACCCCGACGACCTGCGCCCGTTCGACCACCGTTTCGTCCCGTCCGGCGTGTTCAGCCACCCGCAGATCGCGACGGTCGGGCTCACCGAGCAGCAGGCGCGCGACCAGGGTTTCGCGGTGACCACCAAGACCCAGATGTACGGCGACACCGCCTACGGCTGGGCGATGGAGGACACCACGAGCTTCGTGAAGCTGGTCGCCGACCAGCGCTCCGGGCTGCTGCTCGGCGCGCACATCATGGGCCCCGACGCGACCACCGTCATCCAGCCGGCGATCCAGGCGCTGACCTTCGGGCTCAGGGCCGCTGACATGGCGCGCGGGCAGTACTGGATCCACCCGGCCATGGCCGAGGTGCTGGAGAACGCGCTGCTCGGGCTCGACCTGCCGCAGCACCCGGTCTGA
- a CDS encoding LysR family transcriptional regulator: MEHRHLVLLRELRDRGSVAAVAEAGFRTASAVSQQLRSAERDLGVALVRPHGRGVRLTDEALLLADAASDVETALERAQARLDEFRGAVAGRVRLAALPSAAEYLVPLVLAALADEPIDIELDDVDVSEEDFAQLATDYDVVVGHTMRARPPRRQGLSVQPVVREPLDVVVGAGHRWSRRRTLRPAEVIREPWIAPPRGYPFRTLVDTIERVTGERADVRHEVRDNRVVEALVVAGEGIALLPRFTTRPRADVRLLQLRDIDSARLVVAMSRRDRAERAVVRRVVAELQRAGAQVARDRSA; encoded by the coding sequence ATGGAGCATCGGCACCTCGTCCTGCTGCGCGAGCTGCGTGACCGGGGGAGCGTGGCGGCCGTCGCCGAGGCGGGCTTCCGCACCGCGTCGGCCGTCTCGCAGCAGCTGCGCTCGGCGGAGCGCGACCTGGGGGTGGCGCTGGTGCGGCCGCACGGTCGCGGGGTGCGGCTCACGGACGAGGCGCTGCTGCTCGCCGATGCCGCCTCCGACGTCGAGACCGCCCTCGAACGGGCGCAGGCCCGGCTCGACGAGTTCCGTGGCGCGGTCGCCGGTCGGGTCCGCCTGGCCGCCCTGCCCAGCGCCGCCGAGTACCTCGTGCCCCTCGTGCTCGCCGCCCTGGCCGACGAGCCCATCGACATCGAGCTCGACGACGTCGACGTCTCCGAGGAGGACTTCGCGCAGCTGGCGACCGACTACGACGTCGTCGTGGGGCACACCATGCGCGCCCGGCCGCCGCGTCGGCAGGGGCTGTCCGTCCAGCCCGTCGTGCGCGAGCCGCTCGACGTCGTCGTCGGGGCCGGGCACCGCTGGTCCCGTCGGCGCACGCTGCGGCCCGCCGAGGTGATCCGCGAGCCGTGGATCGCCCCGCCCCGCGGCTATCCCTTCCGCACCCTCGTCGACACCATCGAACGGGTGACCGGCGAGCGCGCCGACGTGCGCCACGAGGTGCGCGACAACCGGGTCGTCGAGGCGCTGGTGGTGGCCGGCGAGGGCATCGCGCTGCTGCCGCGCTTCACCACCCGCCCCCGCGCCGACGTACGTCTGCTGCAGCTGCGCGACATCGACTCGGCCCGCCTCGTGGTCGCCATGTCCCGGCGCGACCGCGCCGAGCGCGCGGTGGTCCGCCGGGTGGTCGCCGAGCTCCAGCGCGCCGGCGCCCAGGTGGCCCGCGACCGCAGCGCCTGA
- a CDS encoding EamA family transporter, whose amino-acid sequence MPLRHRLLAALVAALWGVNFLAIHASLEQFPPFLLVAMRWTLIAIPTLLLVPRPEVPLRYLLGYGLGFGVLQFTFLYWAMDSGMPTGLASLVLQSSASFTVLLGVLVTREKLTGARAFGVAVAVVGLAIVGSQRAGGATWWPFVLTLLGGLGWALGNIASRQAKPPKPLHLTLWMSVIPPIPMLALSLAVEGPDRIVDAFATSGDAWGAWVGLAYTVVLGTVVGSGIWTWLMARHPASTVAPFSMLVPVVGISAAWLALGERPNAVELAGSVVVVAGVLLTSGTRRRISGGRRRGRGRAGSAATPPPRQPASAGHPAVRPS is encoded by the coding sequence ATGCCCCTCCGTCACCGCCTCCTCGCCGCGCTGGTCGCCGCTCTGTGGGGCGTCAACTTCCTGGCGATCCACGCCTCGCTCGAGCAGTTCCCGCCGTTCCTGCTCGTGGCGATGCGCTGGACCCTCATCGCGATCCCGACGCTGCTGCTGGTGCCCCGCCCCGAGGTGCCGCTGCGCTACCTGCTGGGTTACGGCCTCGGGTTCGGGGTGCTGCAGTTCACGTTCCTCTACTGGGCCATGGACAGCGGCATGCCGACCGGCCTGGCCTCGCTCGTGCTGCAGAGCTCCGCGTCGTTCACCGTGCTGCTCGGCGTGCTGGTGACGCGCGAGAAGCTCACCGGCGCACGGGCGTTCGGCGTCGCGGTCGCCGTGGTCGGCCTGGCGATCGTGGGCTCCCAGCGCGCGGGCGGGGCCACCTGGTGGCCGTTCGTGCTCACCCTCCTCGGAGGCCTGGGGTGGGCCCTGGGCAACATCGCGAGCCGGCAGGCCAAGCCGCCCAAGCCGCTGCACCTCACGCTGTGGATGTCGGTGATCCCGCCGATCCCGATGCTCGCGCTGTCGCTCGCGGTCGAGGGCCCCGACCGGATCGTCGACGCGTTCGCGACCTCCGGCGACGCGTGGGGCGCGTGGGTGGGGCTGGCGTACACCGTGGTGCTGGGCACCGTCGTGGGCAGCGGCATCTGGACCTGGCTCATGGCGCGTCACCCGGCCAGCACGGTCGCACCGTTCTCGATGCTGGTGCCGGTCGTCGGCATCAGCGCCGCCTGGCTGGCGCTCGGCGAGCGCCCGAACGCGGTCGAGCTGGCTGGCAGCGTGGTCGTCGTGGCCGGGGTGCTGCTCACCTCGGGCACCCGCCGCCGGATCAGTGGTGGCCGTCGGCGAGGTCGAGGTCGCGCGGGGTCAGCAGCCACACCGCCGCCGCGGCAACCAGCATCAGCAGGCCACCCAGCAGTCCGACCTTCGTGA
- a CDS encoding MFS transporter, protein MTSHQTQAVRPQPQADPRRWAGLAVLAGSLLVVVMDMTILNVAVPALAADLRPSSTQLLWIVDSYSLVIAGLLVTVAALGDRWGRRRMLLTGYAVFAAASLLVLVASTPWAVVAVRALLGVGGAMIMPSTLASIRTLFPDPRERATALGLWGATAGVGGGLGPIVGGLLLENFSWHAAFLVNVPVMLVAIVAAWILLPESRADRPAPLDAPAAAGAGVGLVALVYAIKHLSKEGLTVPSVAAAVLAVVALTWFVRRCLRRPEPVLDVRLFTRRPFTAGVLAALLTSLAMAGAMLLGAQWLQLVEGLSPIRGGVALLPAAIGGAVAAPLAPGLAARVGVRPVLAGGLAVGGLGFSLLFWAPQPLEIPWAAVAFALVGISTGSLAIASALIMGSAPADRAGNAAAIEEVSYEVGAALGVATLGSAAAGVYRGDLPVAQLREAGLPDAALPAVQDSIGGALTVAQQLGPAGQAVADLARTAFTDAFTKVGLLGGLLMLVAAAAVWLLTPRDLDLADGHH, encoded by the coding sequence GTGACCAGTCACCAGACCCAGGCCGTACGTCCGCAGCCCCAGGCGGACCCGCGCCGCTGGGCGGGCCTCGCCGTGCTGGCGGGCAGCCTGCTCGTGGTCGTCATGGACATGACGATCCTCAACGTCGCCGTGCCCGCGCTGGCCGCCGACCTGCGCCCCAGCTCGACCCAGCTGCTGTGGATCGTCGACTCCTACTCGCTGGTGATCGCCGGCCTGCTCGTCACCGTCGCGGCGCTGGGCGACCGCTGGGGGCGGCGGCGCATGCTGCTCACCGGATACGCGGTGTTCGCTGCGGCGTCGCTGCTGGTGCTCGTGGCGAGCACCCCGTGGGCGGTCGTCGCGGTGCGCGCGCTGCTCGGCGTCGGTGGCGCGATGATCATGCCGTCGACCCTCGCGAGCATCCGCACGCTGTTCCCCGACCCGCGCGAGCGGGCCACCGCGCTCGGCCTGTGGGGCGCGACCGCCGGTGTGGGTGGCGGGCTCGGCCCGATCGTCGGCGGTCTGCTGCTGGAGAACTTCTCCTGGCACGCGGCGTTCCTGGTCAACGTCCCGGTGATGCTCGTCGCGATCGTCGCCGCCTGGATCCTGCTGCCCGAGAGCCGCGCCGACCGTCCCGCCCCGCTCGACGCGCCCGCCGCGGCCGGCGCCGGCGTCGGTCTGGTCGCCCTGGTCTACGCGATCAAGCACCTCAGCAAGGAGGGCCTCACCGTGCCCTCGGTCGCCGCCGCCGTGCTCGCCGTCGTCGCGCTCACCTGGTTCGTGCGCCGCTGCCTGCGTCGGCCCGAGCCCGTGCTCGACGTGCGCCTGTTCACCCGTCGCCCGTTCACGGCCGGCGTCCTGGCCGCGCTGCTGACCTCGCTCGCGATGGCCGGCGCCATGCTGCTCGGGGCACAGTGGCTGCAGCTGGTCGAGGGTCTCTCGCCGATCCGCGGCGGCGTGGCGCTGCTGCCTGCCGCGATCGGCGGGGCGGTGGCGGCGCCGCTGGCGCCGGGCCTCGCGGCCCGCGTGGGCGTACGTCCGGTGCTGGCCGGAGGGCTCGCGGTCGGCGGCCTCGGGTTCAGCCTGCTCTTCTGGGCGCCGCAACCGCTCGAGATCCCTTGGGCCGCAGTCGCTTTCGCGCTGGTCGGGATCTCCACGGGATCGCTGGCCATCGCCTCGGCGCTCATCATGGGCAGCGCGCCGGCAGACCGCGCGGGCAACGCCGCGGCGATCGAGGAGGTCAGCTACGAGGTCGGTGCCGCGCTGGGCGTGGCCACGCTCGGCAGTGCCGCGGCGGGTGTCTACCGCGGTGACCTGCCCGTGGCCCAGCTGCGCGAGGCCGGCCTGCCCGATGCTGCCCTGCCGGCGGTGCAGGACTCCATCGGCGGCGCGCTCACCGTCGCCCAGCAGCTCGGGCCGGCGGGTCAGGCGGTAGCCGACCTGGCGCGCACCGCCTTCACCGACGCGTTCACGAAGGTCGGACTGCTGGGTGGCCTGCTGATGCTGGTTGCCGCGGCGGCGGTGTGGCTGCTGACCCCGCGCGACCTCGACCTCGCCGACGGCCACCACTGA
- a CDS encoding TetR/AcrR family transcriptional regulator: MLSREQLIESAGRTLNARPRATLADIAREAGISRATLHRHVENRDDLMQQLGEHSLRLWDDSLTEARADEAATSEDPAVVRAAVEALVRSYVRSVELFGFTLTDPFFEDAPGLVEQGEELEGREQALLARAQELGVLRRDVPVAWLSSWIFGLLVAARDATRRGQVGLRAVESLVLTSFVEGSSAP, translated from the coding sequence ATGCTCAGCAGGGAGCAGCTGATCGAGTCGGCCGGCCGTACGCTCAACGCCCGTCCGCGCGCGACGCTCGCCGACATCGCGCGCGAGGCCGGCATCAGCCGCGCCACGCTGCACCGGCACGTCGAGAACCGCGACGACCTCATGCAGCAGCTCGGCGAGCACAGCCTGCGGCTGTGGGACGACTCGCTGACCGAGGCGCGGGCCGACGAGGCGGCGACGAGCGAGGACCCAGCGGTCGTGCGCGCGGCGGTCGAGGCCCTCGTGCGCAGCTACGTGCGCTCGGTCGAGCTGTTCGGCTTCACCCTCACCGACCCGTTCTTCGAGGACGCCCCCGGGCTCGTCGAGCAGGGGGAGGAGCTCGAGGGGCGCGAGCAGGCGCTGCTGGCCCGGGCGCAGGAGCTCGGGGTGCTGCGCCGAGACGTGCCCGTCGCCTGGCTCAGCTCGTGGATCTTCGGCCTGCTCGTCGCCGCGCGCGACGCCACCCGCCGCGGCCAGGTCGGCCTGCGCGCCGTCGAGTCCCTCGTCCTCACCAGCTTCGTCGAAGGAAGTTCCGCACCGTGA
- a CDS encoding kynureninase, protein MSEFRSRATELDGSDDLAGFRSEFVEPRQGRLRAYLDGNSLGRPLRRTAPALTDLVEGSWGSELIRSWTDGDDPWMTWPERVGDEIAAAALGAAPGQTVVADSTTVLLYKLARAGIGARPGRDEIVLDTDNFPTDRYVLEGISRELGMTLRWVETDPEAGITPDQVQQVVRERTALVVLSHVAYRSGWLADAPEITRIAHDAGALVLWDLCHSAGSVPVQLDAWEVDLAVGCTYKYLNGGPGAPAFAYVRKSLQDKARQPIQGWMGRKDPFTMGPGYEPAAGIRGFVSGTPPIVGMLPVRLGVEQLSRAGIEAVRRKSVALTSLAIEVVDSWPSEWGVRVASPRDPERRGGHVTVAGPGFEQVTRELWDAGVIPDFRSPDGIRLGLAPLSTSHAEVVDALEVMAELLTRRPA, encoded by the coding sequence GTGAGCGAGTTCCGCTCTCGGGCAACGGAGCTCGACGGCAGCGACGACCTGGCGGGGTTCCGGTCGGAGTTCGTCGAGCCACGGCAGGGTCGGCTGCGGGCCTATCTGGACGGCAACTCCCTGGGCCGTCCGCTGCGCCGCACGGCCCCGGCGCTCACCGACCTGGTCGAGGGCTCCTGGGGGAGCGAGCTGATCCGCTCGTGGACCGACGGCGACGACCCGTGGATGACGTGGCCGGAGCGCGTCGGCGACGAGATCGCGGCGGCCGCCCTGGGGGCCGCGCCCGGGCAGACCGTCGTCGCCGACTCCACGACCGTGCTGCTCTACAAGCTGGCGCGGGCGGGCATCGGCGCCCGGCCGGGGCGCGACGAGATCGTGCTCGACACCGACAACTTCCCGACGGATCGCTATGTGCTGGAAGGCATCTCGCGCGAGCTGGGCATGACGCTGCGCTGGGTCGAGACCGATCCCGAGGCGGGCATCACACCCGACCAGGTGCAGCAGGTGGTGCGGGAGCGCACCGCGCTCGTCGTGCTCAGCCACGTCGCCTACCGCTCCGGCTGGCTCGCCGACGCGCCCGAGATCACCCGCATCGCCCACGACGCGGGCGCGCTCGTGCTGTGGGACCTGTGCCACTCGGCCGGCTCGGTGCCGGTGCAGCTCGACGCGTGGGAGGTCGATCTCGCGGTCGGCTGCACGTACAAGTACCTCAACGGCGGCCCGGGCGCGCCCGCGTTCGCCTACGTCCGGAAGTCGTTGCAGGACAAGGCTCGTCAGCCGATCCAGGGCTGGATGGGCCGCAAGGACCCGTTCACGATGGGCCCGGGCTACGAGCCCGCTGCCGGCATCCGGGGCTTCGTCTCGGGCACGCCGCCGATCGTCGGGATGCTCCCGGTGCGGCTCGGCGTCGAGCAGCTGTCGCGCGCCGGCATCGAGGCCGTGCGCCGCAAGTCGGTGGCGCTGACCTCGCTCGCGATCGAGGTGGTCGACTCCTGGCCGAGCGAGTGGGGCGTGCGCGTCGCCTCACCGCGCGACCCCGAGCGCCGCGGCGGGCACGTCACGGTCGCCGGTCCCGGCTTCGAGCAGGTCACCCGCGAGCTGTGGGACGCCGGGGTCATCCCCGACTTCCGCTCGCCCGACGGGATCCGGCTGGGACTCGCGCCGCTGTCGACGTCGCATGCCGAGGTCGTCGACGCGCTCGAGGTCATGGCCGAGCTGCTGACTCGACGGCCTGCCTGA
- the kynA gene encoding tryptophan 2,3-dioxygenase → MTSERPLEDGVRRDFRQAMSYGDYLGLDQLLSAQHPLAQPPQHDELLFIIQHQTSELWLKLVLHELRAARANLQADELGAALKQLARVKHIQSTLTEQWSVLATLTPSEYAQFRSFLASSSGFQSYQYRAVEFLLGNKNASMVPVFDHDPQAQEMLRTLLHEPSLYDAFVALLARRGFDVPGELLERDWSQPWVRSDALVEVFRLVYADPHEHWDVYETCEELVDLEDNFQLWRFRHLKTVERIIGSAPGTGGSSGVPFLRKALELTFFPELYAVRGRIAQGE, encoded by the coding sequence GTGACCAGCGAACGACCGCTGGAGGACGGCGTACGTCGTGACTTCCGGCAGGCGATGTCCTACGGCGACTACCTCGGGCTGGACCAGCTGCTGAGCGCCCAGCACCCGCTGGCACAGCCGCCGCAGCACGACGAGCTGCTGTTCATCATCCAGCACCAGACCAGCGAGCTGTGGCTCAAGCTCGTGCTGCACGAGCTGCGCGCGGCCCGGGCCAACCTGCAGGCCGACGAGCTCGGGGCGGCGCTGAAGCAGCTCGCCCGGGTCAAGCACATCCAGTCCACCCTCACCGAGCAGTGGTCGGTGCTCGCGACCCTCACGCCGAGCGAATACGCCCAGTTCCGAAGCTTTCTCGCGTCGTCGTCGGGCTTCCAGAGCTATCAGTACCGCGCGGTCGAGTTCCTGCTCGGCAACAAGAACGCCTCGATGGTCCCCGTCTTCGACCACGACCCGCAGGCGCAGGAGATGCTGCGCACGCTGCTGCACGAGCCGTCGCTCTACGACGCGTTCGTCGCGCTGCTGGCCCGGCGCGGGTTCGACGTGCCGGGCGAGCTGCTCGAGCGCGACTGGTCGCAGCCGTGGGTGCGCAGCGACGCCCTGGTCGAGGTCTTCCGGCTGGTCTACGCCGACCCGCACGAGCACTGGGACGTCTACGAGACCTGCGAGGAGCTCGTCGACCTCGAGGATAACTTCCAGCTGTGGCGCTTCCGGCACCTGAAGACGGTCGAGCGGATCATCGGCTCCGCACCCGGCACGGGCGGCAGCAGCGGGGTGCCGTTCCTGCGCAAGGCGCTGGAGCTCACCTTCTTCCCCGAGCTGTACGCCGTCCGCGGCCGCATCGCGCAAGGAGAGTGA